The Terriglobus sp. RCC_193 genome contains a region encoding:
- a CDS encoding bestrophin family protein: MIVPHAPQLRRLLEYVGMPLLLLFLWDGVIVLLYKVAHWDWVALPHLPLALLGSSIGLIVAFRNNSSYGRWWEARTIWGGIVNNSRSWARQVLTAIAPQKEAEREAVRTMQVRMVYLQIAWVHALRQQLRGLPPLDELHGVLTEDDLMELKEQKNVAFTLQLWQGDLARRVLENDWVDSLQWSSLDGTLNDLIDLQGASERIKNTPMPKQYDFYPQLFVKIFCLLLPLGLVQNMGWFTPLGSTIVGFIFIALDKIGRDLEDPFNNTIYDIPLTSMCRTIEINLRQSLGERSLPAAAEPVHGVLW, encoded by the coding sequence TTGATCGTTCCTCACGCGCCGCAGCTTCGACGACTGCTGGAATATGTGGGCATGCCGCTTTTGCTGTTGTTTCTCTGGGACGGTGTCATTGTTCTGCTTTACAAAGTAGCGCATTGGGATTGGGTGGCTTTGCCACACCTCCCGCTGGCGTTGCTGGGATCTTCCATCGGTCTGATTGTTGCGTTTCGCAATAACAGCAGCTATGGCCGATGGTGGGAAGCACGCACCATCTGGGGCGGTATCGTAAACAACTCCAGGTCGTGGGCACGTCAAGTGCTCACGGCCATTGCACCTCAGAAAGAGGCGGAGCGGGAGGCTGTCCGTACGATGCAGGTACGGATGGTGTATCTGCAGATTGCGTGGGTGCATGCTCTACGGCAGCAGTTGCGTGGTCTTCCTCCGCTGGATGAGCTGCATGGTGTACTGACAGAAGATGACCTGATGGAGCTGAAGGAGCAAAAGAATGTCGCCTTCACGCTCCAGTTGTGGCAAGGCGACCTGGCGAGGAGAGTGCTGGAGAACGATTGGGTTGACAGTCTACAGTGGTCATCTCTGGACGGAACGCTGAATGATCTGATCGATCTTCAGGGTGCTTCAGAGCGCATCAAGAACACGCCGATGCCGAAGCAGTACGATTTCTATCCCCAGTTGTTTGTGAAGATATTCTGTCTTCTGCTGCCTCTGGGGCTGGTGCAGAACATGGGCTGGTTTACACCGCTCGGCTCTACGATTGTGGGTTTCATCTTTATCGCGCTGGATAAGATCGGGCGCGACCTGGAGGATCCTTTCAACAATACGATCTACGATATTCCGCTGACATCCATGTGCAGAACGATCGAGATCAATCTGCGGCAGTCTTTGGGGGAGCGTTCCTTGCCTGCAGCAGCGGAACCGGTTCACGGCGTGCTCTGGTAA
- a CDS encoding BlaI/MecI/CopY family transcriptional regulator — protein sequence MSAAASDKTALTPLELEIMQVLWSQGPSTAAEIVPLLNGNLAYNTVGTMLQVLLRKGRVKRTAEGRAYRYRATVSRERAAGSAIGDLLKRMFAGDAQAMLLAMVDAGHVDADDLQRARKALQTAEREDAKEARG from the coding sequence ATGTCCGCCGCCGCTTCTGATAAGACCGCACTCACGCCGCTGGAACTGGAAATTATGCAGGTGCTGTGGAGCCAGGGCCCCAGCACGGCCGCGGAGATTGTGCCCCTGCTGAATGGAAACCTGGCTTACAACACCGTGGGCACGATGCTGCAGGTGCTGCTGCGCAAGGGGCGCGTGAAGCGCACGGCAGAGGGGCGTGCGTATCGCTATCGTGCGACGGTGAGCCGTGAGCGCGCGGCGGGTTCCGCCATTGGCGATCTGTTGAAGCGCATGTTTGCGGGCGATGCGCAGGCCATGCTGCTGGCGATGGTGGATGCAGGGCATGTGGACGCGGACGATCTGCAGCGTGCGCGTAAGGCTCTGCAGACGGCGGAACGTGAAGATGCGAAAGAGGCACGGGGATGA
- a CDS encoding M56 family metallopeptidase: MSAPGVVDQAIAAFVLHVVWQLPLLASAAWMAVRIGRPSVRVAHALWIGTLLLCVSVPMMATWQGYRTARVQAEGAAVTVNYSTADTVQPVSAMERDSAWMRMWHRHFTWTDGVKPFAFALPPRVARGIALGYLVLLAMACFRFAVALRRGRVLVRNAKGEIPQNFVVAMQEQCAAMACPVPHVALSEEIAGPLLAGVMRPTLLLPRTAAAMSAEEVEAVLAHELSHLRRRDPLCHAACSAMLLPLRFHPVTKWIALRIGQTREMACDADAVRHMGSASRYADALLCVAERMTSAPVWPAGIGLGLFDVASAASVRDGQSLLSPRSATAGLELFGARGAMEERMQSMMKDGRASGNTRLMRGLAGAAIAATGVAAACMIQVQPALAAQQKDATVQAHAVVTVDDRGPALASGHHVQKQLLDASHRLHEAETKANSDVDRSKIATAQQILRTAQSELAAESTPSKVMIRIDADAQFESEDRAKVQLKGLDTQLTRIKLDGQKPRMDVKLRALQVQPHVELEQSPLMIAKLESPVLVVALQESEKPRKVPASVMAGNTLTKVTPVYPASAKEAKIQGEVVLHAIIDENGKVEQVAVVSSPDNALSKSSIDAVRQWMYKPYLLNGKPTAVDTTINVNFTLAP; the protein is encoded by the coding sequence ATGAGCGCGCCGGGTGTCGTTGACCAGGCGATTGCTGCCTTTGTGCTGCATGTGGTGTGGCAACTGCCATTGTTGGCGTCGGCAGCGTGGATGGCAGTGCGTATCGGGCGGCCTTCGGTACGTGTTGCCCATGCGCTTTGGATCGGCACACTGCTGCTGTGCGTGAGTGTGCCGATGATGGCGACGTGGCAGGGATATCGCACGGCACGCGTACAGGCAGAGGGTGCCGCGGTCACGGTGAATTACAGCACAGCAGATACTGTGCAACCTGTTTCTGCGATGGAACGTGATTCTGCGTGGATGCGTATGTGGCATCGCCACTTTACGTGGACGGATGGTGTGAAGCCGTTTGCCTTCGCGTTGCCACCGCGTGTGGCGCGCGGCATTGCGCTTGGATATCTTGTGTTGCTGGCGATGGCATGTTTTCGATTTGCAGTTGCGCTGCGTCGCGGACGTGTACTGGTTCGCAACGCGAAAGGTGAGATTCCACAGAATTTTGTCGTAGCAATGCAGGAGCAATGTGCTGCGATGGCGTGTCCTGTTCCGCATGTTGCGTTGAGCGAGGAAATTGCCGGCCCATTACTTGCGGGTGTGATGCGGCCAACGCTTCTGTTGCCGAGGACCGCGGCAGCGATGAGTGCCGAGGAAGTGGAGGCGGTCCTGGCGCATGAGCTGTCGCATCTTCGCCGTCGCGATCCTCTTTGCCACGCTGCCTGTTCTGCGATGTTGCTGCCTTTGCGGTTTCATCCCGTTACGAAGTGGATTGCGTTGCGCATAGGGCAGACGCGCGAGATGGCATGTGATGCCGATGCGGTGAGGCATATGGGATCGGCTTCACGTTACGCAGATGCGTTGTTGTGCGTGGCGGAACGCATGACGTCTGCGCCTGTGTGGCCTGCGGGCATTGGTTTGGGGTTGTTCGATGTTGCAAGCGCGGCTTCCGTTCGCGACGGACAGTCGTTGTTATCACCACGGTCTGCGACGGCAGGCCTCGAACTTTTCGGCGCAAGAGGCGCCATGGAGGAACGTATGCAGTCCATGATGAAAGACGGAAGAGCAAGTGGGAATACTCGCTTGATGCGCGGACTTGCAGGTGCGGCTATTGCTGCAACAGGAGTGGCGGCAGCGTGCATGATCCAGGTGCAGCCTGCGCTGGCAGCACAACAGAAGGACGCAACAGTACAGGCACATGCGGTGGTGACTGTAGACGACCGTGGCCCCGCGTTGGCCAGCGGGCATCACGTGCAGAAGCAACTTCTGGATGCAAGCCATCGGTTGCATGAAGCAGAGACGAAAGCCAACAGCGATGTAGATCGCAGCAAAATTGCGACGGCGCAGCAGATACTTCGCACGGCGCAGTCTGAGTTGGCGGCTGAGAGTACGCCTTCCAAAGTGATGATCCGTATCGATGCCGATGCGCAGTTCGAAAGTGAGGATCGAGCTAAGGTCCAACTGAAAGGGCTGGATACGCAGCTAACTCGGATCAAGCTGGACGGGCAGAAGCCGCGAATGGACGTGAAGTTGCGGGCGTTGCAAGTGCAACCGCATGTAGAGCTGGAGCAAAGCCCGTTGATGATTGCGAAGCTGGAATCGCCGGTGCTTGTTGTGGCCTTGCAGGAAAGCGAAAAGCCAAGGAAGGTACCCGCAAGCGTGATGGCGGGAAATACGCTGACCAAGGTGACGCCCGTGTATCCGGCTTCCGCGAAGGAAGCGAAGATTCAGGGCGAAGTGGTATTGCACGCGATCATTGATGAGAACGGCAAGGTGGAACAGGTTGCAGTGGTTAGTTCGCCGGATAATGCGTTGTCGAAGTCTTCCATCGATGCCGTGCGGCAGTGGATGTATAAGCCATACCTGCTGAATGGCAAGCCGACAGCGGTGGATACTACCATCAACGTGAACTTCACATTGGCACCATGA
- a CDS encoding alpha/beta hydrolase family protein, translating into MRRASFAIRLPLALTAVLLAAASANAQSAPATPQAGPNMTSATATTPPARPEDVAGIPVNYDESKVGTYTLPDALKMADGTPVRDIKTWETKRRPEIVRIFETQQFGIAPGKPAGENFEVFDKGTPALNGKAIRKQVVIWLNKEKTGPQINLVEYLPATKVAAKKRAPMLLSINFGAPQMAFDDPGIRPVEVWNPKTGKREMPTRAFGKLNADIFLDAGIGIATFYYGDIDPDYPAGVPDGIRATNIKNNDDRPGDAWGSIAAWAWGMSRVQDYFETDKDIDAKRVAVHGISRLGKTALWAGAHDQRFAAVIASCGGEGGGALSHRNYGETIAHMTAPSRYPYQFAKNWANYAGFPDTAPMDANMLVALVAPRPLLLQTGNIDFWSDPKGEFLAAVAAGPVYRLYGKQDLGTDVLPAAGVPILHDLSYEMHNGGHGMVPSDWPVYVDFLKMNLHPER; encoded by the coding sequence TTGCGCCGTGCATCGTTCGCTATCCGTCTGCCCCTTGCGCTCACTGCCGTCCTTCTCGCCGCAGCCTCAGCAAACGCACAAAGCGCCCCGGCAACACCGCAGGCTGGCCCCAACATGACATCGGCCACCGCCACCACACCGCCGGCCAGGCCGGAAGACGTGGCAGGTATTCCCGTCAACTACGACGAGAGTAAAGTCGGCACCTACACGCTTCCAGACGCGCTGAAAATGGCCGACGGCACACCCGTTCGCGACATCAAGACGTGGGAAACAAAACGTCGCCCGGAAATCGTCCGCATCTTTGAAACCCAGCAGTTCGGCATTGCCCCGGGCAAGCCAGCAGGTGAAAATTTCGAGGTCTTCGATAAAGGGACGCCTGCCCTCAACGGCAAGGCCATCCGCAAACAGGTCGTCATCTGGCTGAACAAGGAAAAGACCGGCCCACAGATCAACCTCGTCGAATACCTTCCCGCAACAAAAGTCGCCGCAAAGAAGCGTGCCCCCATGCTGCTCAGCATCAACTTCGGCGCGCCGCAGATGGCCTTTGACGATCCCGGCATCCGTCCTGTTGAGGTGTGGAATCCGAAGACCGGCAAGCGCGAAATGCCCACGCGCGCCTTCGGCAAACTGAACGCGGACATCTTTCTTGACGCAGGCATCGGCATCGCCACCTTCTATTACGGCGACATCGACCCCGACTATCCCGCTGGCGTTCCCGATGGCATTCGCGCCACAAACATCAAGAACAACGACGACCGACCCGGTGACGCGTGGGGCTCCATCGCCGCGTGGGCATGGGGCATGAGCCGCGTACAGGATTACTTCGAAACGGACAAAGACATCGACGCGAAGCGGGTCGCCGTTCACGGCATCTCACGTCTTGGTAAAACCGCACTCTGGGCGGGCGCGCATGACCAACGATTCGCCGCTGTGATTGCAAGCTGTGGTGGCGAAGGTGGAGGTGCGCTGAGCCATCGCAACTACGGTGAAACCATCGCGCACATGACCGCACCCAGCCGCTATCCGTATCAATTCGCAAAGAACTGGGCCAACTACGCGGGCTTCCCGGACACGGCACCGATGGACGCCAACATGCTCGTCGCATTGGTTGCACCGCGTCCGTTGCTGCTGCAAACCGGCAACATCGACTTTTGGAGTGACCCCAAAGGCGAGTTCCTCGCCGCTGTCGCCGCAGGCCCCGTCTATCGCCTCTACGGCAAGCAGGACCTCGGCACAGATGTATTACCTGCAGCAGGCGTTCCCATCCTGCATGACCTGAGTTACGAGATGCACAACGGCGGCCACGGCATGGTGCCTTCCGACTGGCCTGTCTACGTGGACTTCCTGAAGATGAACCTGCACCCGGAACGTTAA
- a CDS encoding ABC transporter ATP-binding protein: MPPIIVAQQLGKTYRSGKIETHALRDATFTIDRGEFVAIVGPSGSGKSTLFYLLGGLTRATGGSVTIDGVDFSSLSDAERTRRRGQKIGFVFQRFNLLPTLTARGNIELAHSIADTGKLLDQNLLQHLAELLRIETRLDNRPSELSGGEQQRVAIARALITRPAIILADEPTGNLDTENSETVLEMLRHASKELGQTVLMITHNPEAAAIADRTLYVRDGRMHDAPPPPRESRKSLIGSLLAG, encoded by the coding sequence ATGCCGCCCATCATCGTCGCACAGCAACTCGGAAAAACTTATCGCAGCGGAAAGATCGAAACGCACGCGCTGCGCGACGCCACCTTCACCATTGATCGTGGCGAGTTTGTCGCCATCGTCGGGCCCTCGGGTTCCGGCAAATCAACGCTCTTCTACCTCCTTGGCGGCCTCACACGCGCCACCGGCGGCTCCGTCACCATTGACGGTGTAGACTTCAGTTCCCTCTCCGACGCGGAGCGCACCCGCCGACGTGGCCAGAAGATCGGCTTCGTCTTCCAGCGTTTCAACCTGCTGCCTACGCTCACCGCGCGCGGCAACATTGAACTGGCACACTCCATTGCGGATACCGGCAAGCTGCTGGATCAGAACCTGCTGCAGCATCTTGCGGAGCTTCTCCGCATTGAGACACGCTTAGACAACCGTCCCAGCGAACTTTCCGGCGGCGAGCAGCAGCGCGTGGCCATTGCCCGCGCTCTCATCACCCGCCCCGCCATCATCCTGGCCGACGAACCCACCGGCAACCTGGACACGGAAAACAGCGAAACCGTACTCGAAATGCTGCGCCACGCTTCCAAGGAGCTGGGCCAGACCGTGCTGATGATCACGCACAACCCGGAAGCCGCAGCTATCGCTGATCGCACGCTCTACGTACGTGATGGCCGCATGCACGATGCACCGCCACCACCACGCGAATCGCGCAAATCGCTCATCGGCAGCCTGCTCGCGGGTTAA
- the mctP gene encoding monocarboxylate uptake permease MctP codes for MHPVALAVFCVAFALVTVAGFLAAKWRRPKEGLHSLEEWGLGGRSFGTLITWFLLGGDVYTAYTVIAVPAALYGAGALGFFAVPYTILIYPYMMLVLPKLWTVCHRNGYVTFADFVKGRFEFRPLTVAIALTGILALMPYIALQLVGMKVALAAMGLRGEWPLILAFLILAFYTYSAGLRAPAIIAVVKDIMLYVMVIAAVIWLPSKLGGFGHIFAVAAAELPKHTPPGGTLLKAGQLLPYSTLAIGSALALILYPHTSTATLSSSGPQTLRRNAALLPAYTLMLGLLALLGYVALAAGVKAADKSEVIPLLFLNGFPEWFAGFCLAAVAIGALVPAAIMSIAAANLFTRNLWGEFVRTPMTAQKEAAQAKIVSLVVKFGALAFVLETPGSYAIEMQLLGGIWITQLFPAVVCGAFMKRRVLHPWAVFAGWLAGMVWGSGMAIALEFKGSGVYPLHVFGQTWSMYAAIPALVLNLVISFGLSPVFARMRPVAVSA; via the coding sequence ATGCATCCTGTTGCGCTTGCGGTTTTTTGTGTTGCGTTTGCGCTGGTAACGGTGGCGGGTTTTCTTGCCGCGAAATGGCGGCGTCCGAAAGAGGGCCTGCACTCGCTGGAGGAGTGGGGGCTGGGCGGGCGCTCATTTGGCACGCTGATCACGTGGTTTCTGCTGGGTGGCGACGTTTATACGGCCTATACCGTGATTGCGGTTCCTGCGGCGCTGTACGGCGCGGGCGCGCTGGGCTTCTTCGCCGTGCCGTACACCATCCTGATCTATCCGTACATGATGCTGGTGTTGCCGAAGCTGTGGACAGTGTGCCATCGCAATGGCTATGTGACGTTTGCGGACTTTGTGAAGGGGCGGTTTGAGTTTCGTCCGCTGACCGTGGCGATTGCCCTTACGGGCATCCTGGCGCTGATGCCGTACATTGCGCTGCAGCTGGTGGGCATGAAGGTGGCGCTGGCGGCGATGGGGTTGCGCGGCGAGTGGCCGCTGATTCTTGCGTTCCTGATTCTTGCGTTCTACACGTATTCGGCTGGACTGCGCGCACCTGCGATCATCGCCGTGGTCAAGGACATCATGCTGTACGTGATGGTGATTGCCGCCGTGATCTGGCTGCCATCGAAGCTGGGCGGATTCGGACATATCTTTGCGGTAGCGGCTGCGGAGCTGCCGAAGCATACGCCTCCCGGTGGAACGCTGTTGAAGGCAGGGCAGTTGCTGCCGTATTCGACGCTGGCAATTGGGTCTGCACTGGCGCTGATCCTGTATCCACATACGTCAACGGCGACGTTGTCATCATCCGGTCCGCAGACATTGCGACGGAATGCTGCGCTGCTGCCTGCGTACACGTTGATGCTGGGATTGCTGGCGCTGCTGGGTTATGTGGCGCTGGCTGCGGGTGTGAAGGCAGCGGATAAATCGGAAGTGATTCCGCTGTTGTTTCTGAACGGCTTTCCGGAATGGTTCGCGGGATTCTGTCTTGCTGCGGTTGCCATTGGCGCGCTGGTGCCTGCGGCGATCATGAGCATTGCTGCAGCGAACCTGTTCACGCGCAACCTGTGGGGCGAGTTTGTGCGTACGCCAATGACCGCGCAGAAGGAAGCGGCGCAGGCGAAGATCGTGTCGCTGGTGGTGAAGTTTGGCGCGCTGGCGTTTGTGCTGGAGACGCCCGGTTCTTACGCGATTGAGATGCAGTTGCTGGGCGGCATCTGGATTACGCAGTTGTTTCCCGCAGTGGTGTGCGGTGCATTTATGAAGCGTCGTGTGCTGCATCCGTGGGCCGTGTTTGCGGGCTGGCTTGCGGGTATGGTGTGGGGTTCGGGGATGGCCATTGCGCTGGAGTTCAAGGGCAGTGGCGTATATCCGCTGCATGTTTTCGGACAGACGTGGAGCATGTATGCGGCGATTCCTGCGCTGGTGCTGAATCTGGTGATCAGTTTTGGTTTGTCGCCGGTGTTTGCCCGGATGCGGCCGGTTGCTGTGAGTGCGTAG
- a CDS encoding helix-turn-helix domain-containing protein, whose protein sequence is MPKKHVLTLEQLESLTSPIRLAIIQRLEMDKQATARELAHRMGRPATALYHHLKQMENLGLIRVAAEQKGTRRPEAVYAMVANQFSSSEAVKTPEGRETYGRAGTRVADAGARAFSSAVSSGEARFTGAERNAMVRFFVLRADKKKLRRLNALLQELEEEATQSCEEGEEIQLTVLLSAIGK, encoded by the coding sequence ATGCCTAAAAAACATGTCCTTACTCTGGAACAGCTTGAAAGTCTCACGTCTCCCATCCGGCTTGCCATCATTCAGCGGCTTGAAATGGATAAGCAGGCCACGGCGCGCGAGCTCGCTCATCGCATGGGGCGCCCGGCGACAGCTCTTTACCATCACTTGAAGCAGATGGAGAATCTCGGACTGATTCGGGTTGCAGCGGAGCAAAAAGGAACAAGGAGGCCAGAGGCGGTTTACGCTATGGTTGCCAACCAGTTCTCCTCCTCAGAAGCCGTGAAGACGCCGGAAGGCAGGGAAACCTATGGGCGCGCCGGGACACGAGTCGCAGATGCCGGAGCGCGAGCATTTTCCAGTGCCGTGTCGAGCGGTGAGGCGCGATTTACTGGCGCTGAACGAAATGCAATGGTGCGCTTCTTCGTCTTGCGGGCGGACAAGAAAAAGCTTCGTCGCCTGAATGCATTGCTGCAGGAGCTTGAAGAAGAAGCCACTCAATCGTGCGAAGAAGGAGAGGAAATCCAACTCACCGTCTTATTGTCAGCCATCGGAAAATGA